Below is a window of Planctomycetes bacterium MalM25 DNA.
GTTAAGCAAGAACGCCTGCTGATCCAGTTCCTGAAGACGAACAAGGGCATCCCGTTCACGCAAATGTTCGCGATGACCGAGTACCCGAAGGACATCCTGCCGCTGTACGCCCAGGGGCACTCGCTCACACAGTTCCTCATGGAGAGCCGCGGCAAGCAGGAGTTCCTCAACTTCCTGACGGACGGCATGAACCACAAGAACTGGCGCCGGGCGGTCTCAGATCACTACGGTCACGAGAGCCTGTACGAGTTGCAGACCGACTGGCTCGACTGGGTGAAACAGGGCCGCCCGCGGCTGGATACGCCGAGCGCTCAGCCGCCGGTGGTGCTCGCTTCGGCCTCGACGCCGACGCCGACGGCGCCAGCGAAGCGCGGCAGGCCCTCGGTCTACGCCTCGCGTGTCGCCGACGCGTCGGCGCCCGCGGTCTCGAGCGTTTACGCCCCGTTGCGGCGGTAGTTTTCCTATGAGAGCTGAGTCGTCCCCTCCCCCTTTGGGGGAGGGTTAGGGTGGGGGTGAAGCGGGCACGCGGCGCGCCCCCACCCCGGCCCTCCCCCAAAGGGGGAGGGAGTCTCTAGGACAGGAACCACCGCGCCACGTGATAAAACACCGGCGCGGCGAAGCAGAGCGAGTCGACCCGGTCGAGCACGCCCGGCTGGCCCTCAACGAGGGTGCCGTAATCTTGCACGCGGCGATCGCGTTTGACGGCCGACAGCGTCATCGAGCCGGCGAAGCCCATGACGGCGACTAGCAGCGACGCCGTGGCCGCCTGCCACAGCTCCTCAAAGGGGGTGGCCCCCAGTTGGTGCAGCACGGCGCCCACCAGGCCGATCGTGGCCGAGGATCCGAGGAAACCCTCCCAGGTGCGGCTCTGGTTGATCTCCGGCGCGATCACGTGTCGGCCATAAAGCCGGCTCCAGGCGAACTGCACCGCCTCGGAGAGCAACGACAGCAGCACCAGGAGGAACAGCAGCCGGGCGTTGTTGCTGTGCGTCAGCTCGGGGCCTTCCAGGTAGAGCAACGCCGGGGCGTAGCTCAGGCAGTAGACGCAGATCAGCATGCCGACCTGGATCTTGGCGACCCGCTCGAGGAATCGCTTCGTGTCGCCCGCGATGGCGATCCGCATCGGCACGAACAGGAACGCGAACACGGGGATCATCACGCTGAAGACCGGGTACGCGTTGTAGGCAACCAGCACGTACTGCAGCGGGAGGAAGAAGAAGAAGACCCAGAACAGCGCGCGGTGGTCGGAGTGCCGCGTCGGCGTGAGGGTGATGAATTCGCGCAGCGTGGCGAAGCTGATCAGGCCGAACAGCGTGACCGTGATGACCTTGCTCAGCAGCGCGATCGCCAGCAGTGTGCAGATGATCCACCAGCTGCGGACCCGCCGGTTGAACGCGTCGATCGCCGCGGGGTCGAGACCCCACTGGTTCTGACGGCCCAGCACCCGGCCGACGACCGTTGCGATCAGCAACAGCACGACGACGATCGAGGCGAACGCCCAGTTCTCAAGGTGGGGCATCGGGTGCGCGATTCAGGGGAGGGGGACGCGTTGCGTTGGAGGGACTCAGTCTTCTTCGCCGGGGGCGAGCTTCAGCACGGCCTGACGGGCGCGGGCGAGGAAGTCGGCCTTGCTCTCGTCCTGTTCGAGCCAGATCGGCGCGCCGAAGCTGACGGTCGCCAGCAGCGGGATCGGCAGGTACTCGTCGCGTGGTAGCACGCGGTGCATGTTGTGCAGGTGGACCGGCACGAGCTCGATGTCGGGCCGCTTCTTGCCCAAGTAGTAGAGCCCGCTCTTGAAGTCGCCGACCCGTTGACCGTCCTGCCGGCCCCCTTCGGGAAAGATGATGACCGAATAGCGGTCGCCCATCTCATGGAGCATCAGGTCGATCGGGCTCTGGTGCACCTTCACGCTCTTGCGGTCGATCAGCATCGCGTTGAACGATTTGGCGAGGTGCGGGCGGAGCCAGCCCCCCGACCAGTAGTCCTTCGCCGCCACGGGGCGGGTCACCTCGCGGCAGTGCGGCGGGAGGGCGGTGCGGACGAGCACCAGGTCGATGTGGCTCGTGTGGTTGGCGAAATAAACCCGCTGGCACGTATCCGGCTGGCAATCGATCCACCGCACCCGCGGGCCGCTCAAAAAGCGGGCCAGTCCCGTGAGGAACCAGTCGGTGATCTTCAGCGAGACAGACATCGATGGCGGCGGGGCGGGGGAGGGCCAAGCATTGGCGAGCCCCCCATTATGCCAGCCACAGGGGCCGGCTACGACCGCCCCGGGTCAAACTCCGGCGGTTTGCGCCGCCGGCTCTTGGTCTGACGTCGATGCGAGGAGGGCGTCTCCTGCCTTCCGGGCGTAGACCCCCGCGATCAGCTCCTCGTATCCCCGCACCATGACCCCGAGCGACGACCGCTCGAGGACACGCCGGCGGCCCGCCTCGCCGAAGGCCCGGGCCCGGATCGGTTCGAGCAGCAGCTCGGTCACTCGCTGGGCCAGCAGGGCTTCGTCACCAGCGGGGGCGAGGAATCCGGTCTCGCCTTCGCGGACCGATTCGCTCACCGAGCCGACCTCGGTCGCCACGACCGGCACGCCGCAGCTCATCGCTTCGAGGATCGAGACCGGATTGGCCTCGTTGTGCGAGGTGAGCGTCAGCACGTCGAGCGCCGCGAGCAGCTGGGGGATGTCGTCCCGGTTGCCCAGGAGGCGGACGGCCGACTCGCTTGGCGAACCGGGCTTCATCAGGCCACGCTCGGTGGCGACGCGCTCGATGGTCTCTCGCTCGGGGCCTTCGCCGATGATCACGAAGCACGCCTCGGGGACCTCTTTTTTCACGCGCTCGGCGACCGCCAGGAAGAGCTCGTGGTTCTTCTCGGGCCGCAGCGCGGCGAGGATGCCGACCAGGGGCGTGGTCTCCGTCACCCCCAGCTCTTCGCGCACCGCCCCGGAGTGCGGCGCGGGGGAGAAACGCTCGGTATCGACCCCGTTGGGGATCACTCGCACCTTCTCGGCCGGGAACTTCTCGAAGTCGACGAGGAACTCGCCGTGCGGCTCGGCGACGGCGATGAAGGCGTCGGTCAGGCGCGTGAGCCAACGGTTCAGGCGGCCGACACCGTCGGGCCAGCCGGTGCTGTGCAACGCCGCCGCAACCACCGGCACGCCCGCCAGCCAAGCGGCCAGGCGCCCCCAGAACATCTTGTCGCCCGCGCCGACCGTGATGACCGCGCCGTAGCGCCGGCGCCGCATGAGGCTCACCAGCCGCGGCAGCACGCGGAGGTCGTACTTGCCGGACAGCAGTCCGTGCTCGACCGGAAAGCCCTCTTCGGCGAGCAGCTCGCCGAGTGGTCCCGGTTCTTTCAGGCAGACAACCTCCGGCGCGAAGCGACGCTTGTCGAGCCGCCGCACGAGGTTGACGAGCAGCGTTTCCGCGCCGCCGACCGGCATGCTGGTCTGCACGAAGAGGACGGGCAGAGGTGGGTTCGTTGCGGGCATCGGGTTAGCCGGTTGTCGTGTCAGAGAGGGGGGGCGCCGAGGGGCGACGCACGCGCCGGGCGAAGGGGACGAGCCGTTGTTCGATCAGCCGGGCGAACTCCCGGCGTTCCTCCGCGGTGAAGATCCAACCCCGGGTCACGGCGAGCACCAGCAGCAGGCAGGCTCCCGCCGTCGCGGGGTACGGGCCGATGGCCAGCAACGCCGGCGTGAACACGGCGAACCAGACCCCCCGGTGCACGCGCATCCCCGAACGCCGATTGACTTCGATCTGCCCGAGCAGGGCGAGCAGCGTCGCCACGGCGGTTGCGGCCACCGCGCCGGCCAAGCCGAAGCGGGGCAGCAGGACCAGGTTCAAAGCGACGTTCGCCGAAAGGCCCAGCACCAGCGGACCCGCCGCGCGATGGGATTTCTCGTTGCACCAGACGTATTGCTGGGCGACCAGGAGCAGGCCGGCCCACACGCACGCGGTGAGCGTCCACGGCATGACCTCTAAGCCCGCGGCGTACTTGTCCCCGAAGGCGTAGTGGAACAGCAGCGGGCTGAGCCCGAGCACCAGCAGGCCGGCGCCGAGCATCGCAAGCGTGGTCACCTTGAGCGCCAGGTTCAGCCGATCCGAGACGGTGTCGCGGTGGCCCGCTTCCCACTCGTGACTCAGGTGGGGCGTCATCGCGTTGACCATCAGGTTCGCCACGGAGATCAAGAGGATCGGCACGATGCAGCTCGTGTGGTAGTTGCCGACTTGGACGAGCGCCTGGTCTCCCTCGAAGCCGCCCCAGTGCAGGATCATGTAGCGGTCGACCACGCCGAAGACGTTCGTCAGCAGGTTGGTCACCCAGACCCAGACCGCGAACCGCATCAGCGGCGGCCAGAACTCGCGGTGGCTTGTTGAGACCCCGCTGTCCAGATCGTGGTGCACGCGGAGCAGCGTCCAGACGATCACACCGAGGATCGAGGCGGCGCACGCCGCGCCGTAGCCGATCACCAGGCTCTCGGCGGCCGGGCGC
It encodes the following:
- the cdsA_1 gene encoding Phosphatidate cytidylyltransferase; its protein translation is MPHLENWAFASIVVVLLLIATVVGRVLGRQNQWGLDPAAIDAFNRRVRSWWIICTLLAIALLSKVITVTLFGLISFATLREFITLTPTRHSDHRALFWVFFFFLPLQYVLVAYNAYPVFSVMIPVFAFLFVPMRIAIAGDTKRFLERVAKIQVGMLICVYCLSYAPALLYLEGPELTHSNNARLLFLLVLLSLLSEAVQFAWSRLYGRHVIAPEINQSRTWEGFLGSSATIGLVGAVLHQLGATPFEELWQAATASLLVAVMGFAGSMTLSAVKRDRRVQDYGTLVEGQPGVLDRVDSLCFAAPVFYHVARWFLS
- a CDS encoding 2-acyl-glycerophospho-ethanolamine acyltransferase → MSVSLKITDWFLTGLARFLSGPRVRWIDCQPDTCQRVYFANHTSHIDLVLVRTALPPHCREVTRPVAAKDYWSGGWLRPHLAKSFNAMLIDRKSVKVHQSPIDLMLHEMGDRYSVIIFPEGGRQDGQRVGDFKSGLYYLGKKRPDIELVPVHLHNMHRVLPRDEYLPIPLLATVSFGAPIWLEQDESKADFLARARQAVLKLAPGEED
- the epsF_1 gene encoding Putative glycosyltransferase EpsF — translated: MPATNPPLPVLFVQTSMPVGGAETLLVNLVRRLDKRRFAPEVVCLKEPGPLGELLAEEGFPVEHGLLSGKYDLRVLPRLVSLMRRRRYGAVITVGAGDKMFWGRLAAWLAGVPVVAAALHSTGWPDGVGRLNRWLTRLTDAFIAVAEPHGEFLVDFEKFPAEKVRVIPNGVDTERFSPAPHSGAVREELGVTETTPLVGILAALRPEKNHELFLAVAERVKKEVPEACFVIIGEGPERETIERVATERGLMKPGSPSESAVRLLGNRDDIPQLLAALDVLTLTSHNEANPVSILEAMSCGVPVVATEVGSVSESVREGETGFLAPAGDEALLAQRVTELLLEPIRARAFGEAGRRRVLERSSLGVMVRGYEELIAGVYARKAGDALLASTSDQEPAAQTAGV
- a CDS encoding MurJ-like flippase yields the protein MPEAAVVNKRARVGLRPETLASSLVLVLLVNVVQRSVGFGRAVLFCRWLEPDQLGYWEMAYGFLMLAAPLAVLGLPGSFGRYLERFRQQGQLWLFLRRTTLWTTLLAGATIGLLAWRRESVAAFVFGDTAYAGLATGVIACLGVVILHHFFEAIFAGLRMYRVVSAMHFAQSLAFAAISLALLAWWRPAAESLVIGYGAACAASILGVIVWTLLRVHHDLDSGVSTSHREFWPPLMRFAVWVWVTNLLTNVFGVVDRYMILHWGGFEGDQALVQVGNYHTSCIVPILLISVANLMVNAMTPHLSHEWEAGHRDTVSDRLNLALKVTTLAMLGAGLLVLGLSPLLFHYAFGDKYAAGLEVMPWTLTACVWAGLLLVAQQYVWCNEKSHRAAGPLVLGLSANVALNLVLLPRFGLAGAVAATAVATLLALLGQIEVNRRSGMRVHRGVWFAVFTPALLAIGPYPATAGACLLLVLAVTRGWIFTAEERREFARLIEQRLVPFARRVRRPSAPPLSDTTTG